In Azospirillum baldaniorum, one DNA window encodes the following:
- a CDS encoding O-antigen ligase family protein has translation MSATPFPRNRAALAAAPAADAPPARPRTPLLRSAADLTPSLFDQVVCAIGLILLWDALLSVMMSAPSQRFILRAGGAPESSGDTIKQLIFAGLYATALLRIVMLHGVRAFRYLSIPMALMVVLAIASSQWSHDPSLTIRRSVALVGTTIFGLYVGLSYGEVALARLIHRAVFVLAVLSALLAVGLPSYGLMPAEQGSQWRGVFSHKNGLGDAMAFGLTAGLFVLRSRPVTDTMALVWRLGTFAIMAGCLAMSGSATALIVAMAGMTLVMLVTHRQDAGSLALELYGGTMVIMLAAIFALLNLESIVALLGRDITLTGRTLIWDFAFRMIEQQPVLGYGFSAFWSGLDAPGALFWRTSGRFDIHAHNGFIQTTLDVGLLGLGLFLVAYVIYLSRIARIVPVDRSGAARWHIVFAMMLLLGNVAESSLLIQNGLLWFLFTAFQTRLAKTVHAHALTPRPAAGRRPKLRNGIPVAESRS, from the coding sequence ATGAGTGCAACGCCATTTCCGCGAAACCGAGCCGCTCTGGCGGCGGCGCCCGCTGCGGACGCGCCGCCCGCCCGGCCACGGACGCCGCTCCTGCGCAGCGCCGCCGATCTCACGCCCAGCCTGTTCGATCAGGTGGTGTGCGCGATCGGCCTGATCCTGCTGTGGGACGCGCTGCTGTCGGTGATGATGTCCGCGCCCTCGCAGCGCTTCATCCTGCGCGCGGGCGGCGCGCCGGAATCCTCCGGCGACACCATCAAGCAGCTCATCTTCGCCGGCCTCTACGCCACGGCCCTGCTGCGGATCGTCATGCTCCACGGCGTGCGGGCCTTCCGCTATCTCAGCATTCCCATGGCCCTCATGGTGGTGCTGGCCATCGCGTCCAGCCAGTGGTCGCATGACCCGTCGCTGACCATCCGCCGCAGCGTGGCCCTGGTCGGCACGACCATCTTCGGCCTCTATGTCGGCCTGTCCTACGGCGAGGTCGCGCTGGCCCGGCTGATCCACCGCGCGGTCTTCGTGCTGGCGGTGCTGAGCGCGCTGCTGGCGGTCGGCCTGCCGAGCTACGGCCTGATGCCGGCGGAGCAGGGATCCCAGTGGCGCGGCGTCTTCTCCCACAAGAACGGCCTGGGCGACGCCATGGCCTTCGGCCTGACCGCCGGGCTGTTCGTCCTGCGCTCCCGCCCGGTGACCGACACCATGGCGCTGGTCTGGCGTCTGGGCACCTTCGCCATCATGGCCGGCTGTCTCGCCATGTCCGGCTCCGCCACGGCACTGATCGTCGCCATGGCCGGCATGACCCTGGTGATGCTGGTCACCCACCGGCAGGACGCCGGGTCGCTGGCGCTGGAGCTGTACGGCGGCACTATGGTCATCATGCTGGCCGCCATCTTCGCCCTGCTGAACCTGGAAAGCATCGTCGCGCTGCTCGGCCGTGACATCACGCTGACCGGGCGCACGCTGATCTGGGACTTCGCTTTCCGGATGATCGAGCAGCAGCCGGTGCTGGGCTACGGCTTCAGCGCCTTTTGGTCGGGGCTGGACGCGCCGGGCGCGCTGTTCTGGCGCACCTCGGGCCGCTTCGACATCCACGCCCACAACGGTTTCATCCAGACGACGCTGGACGTCGGCCTGCTCGGCCTCGGCCTCTTCCTGGTGGCCTATGTGATCTACCTGTCGCGGATCGCCCGGATTGTCCCGGTCGACCGCAGCGGGGCGGCGCGCTGGCACATCGTCTTCGCCATGATGCTCCTGCTGGGCAACGTCGCGGAAAGCAGCCTGCTGATCCAGAACGGCCTGCTGTGGTTCCTCTTCACCGCCTTCCAGACGCGGCTGGCCAAGACGGTCCACGCCCACGCCCTGACCCCGCGTCCGGCGGCGGGACGGCGGCCCAAGCTGCGGAACGGCATCCCGGTTGCGGAGTCGCGGTCATGA
- a CDS encoding polysaccharide deacetylase family protein, translating into MSVADVISGGGLGRRLRWTDALRNPLGTACHHAYGSPVLAVVYHAVCDTVPDHLKHIYRPRTPKEFTEDLDFLLKHFEPTDLPTVTGSAMGGPEIRRPSLLVTFDDGMREVAEVAMPILRRKGIRPALYLNLNFLDNKTLFYRHKASLLAERLSRLAEADPRRAVCAATLARTGAVAANPAAGVMKVSWHQRPVLDEIATVLEFDTAGFLADEKPYLTRDEIADLMAEGVSIGAHGFDHPNHRLLTPEQRKEEVTGSVAGIRELFGPGCGSFAFPYSDEGLPEALFGELYGDGVDVTFGTSWPRRGGPQRRIQRICFENGPAPAKQQLVKRLLRGGAGNMKRALAG; encoded by the coding sequence ATGAGCGTTGCCGACGTGATTTCCGGTGGCGGGTTGGGTCGGCGGCTCCGGTGGACGGACGCGCTGCGCAACCCGCTGGGGACCGCCTGCCATCACGCCTACGGCAGCCCGGTGCTGGCCGTCGTCTACCACGCCGTCTGCGACACGGTGCCGGACCATCTGAAGCACATCTACCGGCCACGCACGCCGAAGGAATTCACGGAGGATCTCGACTTCCTCCTGAAGCATTTCGAGCCGACGGACCTGCCCACCGTCACCGGGTCGGCCATGGGCGGACCGGAGATCCGCCGCCCGTCGCTGCTGGTCACCTTCGACGACGGCATGCGCGAGGTCGCGGAAGTCGCGATGCCGATCCTGCGCCGCAAGGGCATCCGTCCGGCGCTATACCTGAATCTGAACTTCCTCGACAACAAGACGCTCTTCTACCGGCACAAGGCGAGCCTTCTGGCGGAGCGGCTGAGCCGGCTGGCGGAGGCGGACCCCCGCCGCGCCGTCTGCGCCGCCACCCTGGCGCGGACGGGCGCCGTCGCCGCCAACCCCGCCGCGGGCGTCATGAAGGTGAGCTGGCACCAGCGCCCCGTGCTGGACGAGATCGCCACCGTCCTGGAGTTCGACACGGCCGGCTTCCTGGCGGACGAGAAGCCCTATCTGACCCGCGACGAGATCGCCGACCTGATGGCGGAGGGGGTGTCGATCGGCGCCCACGGCTTCGACCATCCCAACCACCGCCTGCTGACGCCGGAGCAGCGGAAGGAGGAGGTGACGGGCAGCGTCGCCGGCATCCGGGAGCTGTTCGGTCCCGGCTGCGGCTCCTTCGCCTTCCCCTATTCCGACGAGGGCCTGCCCGAGGCGCTGTTCGGGGAACTGTACGGCGATGGGGTCGACGTCACCTTCGGCACCTCCTGGCCGCGCCGCGGCGGTCCGCAGCGGCGGATTCAGCGGATCTGCTTCGAGAACGGTCCGGCCCCGGCGAAGCAGCAGCTGGTCAAGCGCCTGCTGCGCGGCGGTGCCGGCAACATGAAGCGCGCCCTGGCCGGATGA
- a CDS encoding GumC family protein, protein MAAYTHVDGALGSEASTREVALRDLLQVLRRRRSTIIASVLCCTALATTGALLYEPRFTSQAVLIIDPRTTEVTDINAVISNLPREAAAIRTEIDMITSSATAAKVVDRLGLVHDPEFNGAIERPSAIDRAIAGINDTIGYDLSPLQQQITGYLNSAGIGVKEPTTAEKERAAVIADVRRGLSATSDAQSYTIVVSFKAKEADKAARIANAFVDEYLLDQLQTKQEVTQQANKWLEDRINELRAQVEVSDKAVQDYRAQQGLVLGSAGGETFLSQQLAELNRALVVAQTERGRAEARAQNARIVARSPTEGNAAEVLGSPLIQRLGEEESGIARRLAEYRTRYGDQHPAVQAYVNQLTNLRQKMREEATKIMAVINNEVEIARARERELEAALKKLTAETAGELGANVRLAQLQREADANRRVYEGLLQRLVETREQDDLQQRDARVVSKAEPPLEPSTPGKKLFVGGGLAVGLLIGMFLAFLRDHLNKTFRNTQHVEETIGVPAIGLVPSLPHHKNAKPEDYVLDRPRSEYSEAVRAIGVSLYARGALNTGSVVMVTSAVPGEGKTTVCLTLARMLAASGRRVLLLECDLRCPRIGNVLGDNAPGDLSDLIVGKAEWQDVVQVDGRSGLHYVVGRPHCDHPQELLGSEKLASIIKFASLEYDCVILDTPPMAVVADAGVLTRTATECLFVVRWEQTPRAVVQRAIDRLTELGRDVTSVVLSRVDLKKLARTDASEEAYGMNEARRYYTR, encoded by the coding sequence ATGGCCGCGTACACTCATGTAGACGGAGCCCTGGGGTCCGAAGCCAGCACCCGGGAGGTCGCGCTCCGCGACCTCCTCCAGGTGCTGCGCCGGCGCCGGAGCACGATCATCGCCAGCGTCCTGTGCTGCACCGCGCTGGCCACCACCGGTGCCCTGCTCTATGAGCCGCGGTTCACCAGCCAGGCCGTGCTCATCATCGACCCGCGCACGACGGAGGTCACGGACATCAACGCCGTGATCTCCAACCTCCCGCGCGAGGCGGCGGCGATCCGGACCGAAATCGACATGATCACCTCCAGCGCCACCGCCGCCAAGGTGGTGGACCGGCTGGGGCTGGTCCATGACCCGGAGTTCAACGGCGCCATCGAGCGGCCTTCGGCCATCGACCGGGCCATCGCCGGGATCAACGACACCATCGGCTACGACCTGTCGCCGCTGCAGCAGCAGATCACCGGCTATCTGAACTCCGCCGGAATTGGCGTGAAGGAGCCGACGACTGCGGAGAAGGAGCGCGCCGCGGTCATCGCGGACGTTCGACGCGGCCTGTCGGCGACCAGCGACGCGCAGTCCTACACCATCGTCGTCTCCTTCAAGGCGAAGGAGGCCGACAAGGCGGCGCGCATCGCCAACGCCTTCGTCGACGAGTATCTGCTCGACCAGCTCCAGACGAAGCAGGAGGTCACCCAGCAGGCCAACAAGTGGCTGGAGGACCGCATCAACGAGCTGCGCGCCCAGGTCGAGGTGTCGGACAAGGCGGTGCAGGACTACCGCGCGCAGCAGGGCCTCGTGCTCGGCAGCGCCGGCGGCGAGACCTTCCTGTCGCAGCAGCTGGCCGAGCTGAACCGCGCCCTGGTCGTCGCCCAGACGGAGCGCGGCCGGGCGGAGGCGCGGGCGCAGAACGCCCGGATCGTCGCGCGCAGCCCGACGGAGGGCAACGCGGCCGAGGTGCTCGGCTCGCCGCTGATCCAGCGGCTGGGCGAGGAGGAATCGGGCATCGCGCGGCGGCTCGCCGAATACCGCACCCGCTACGGCGACCAGCATCCGGCGGTGCAGGCCTACGTCAACCAGTTGACGAACCTGCGCCAGAAGATGCGCGAGGAAGCCACCAAGATCATGGCGGTCATCAACAACGAGGTCGAGATCGCCCGCGCCCGCGAGCGCGAGCTTGAGGCCGCGTTGAAGAAGCTGACCGCCGAGACCGCGGGCGAGCTGGGCGCCAACGTCCGTCTGGCCCAGTTGCAGCGCGAGGCCGACGCCAACCGCCGCGTCTATGAAGGGCTGCTCCAGCGTCTCGTCGAAACGCGCGAACAGGACGACCTTCAGCAGCGCGACGCCCGCGTCGTGTCCAAGGCGGAGCCGCCGCTGGAGCCGTCGACGCCGGGCAAGAAGCTGTTCGTCGGCGGCGGTCTGGCCGTGGGCCTGCTGATCGGCATGTTCCTGGCCTTCCTGCGCGATCATCTGAACAAGACCTTCCGCAACACCCAGCATGTGGAGGAGACGATCGGCGTGCCGGCCATCGGGCTGGTGCCGTCCCTGCCGCATCACAAGAACGCCAAGCCGGAAGACTATGTCCTCGACCGTCCGCGGTCGGAGTACAGCGAGGCGGTGCGCGCCATCGGCGTGTCGCTCTACGCCCGCGGCGCCCTGAACACCGGCTCCGTGGTGATGGTCACCTCCGCCGTTCCGGGCGAGGGCAAGACCACCGTCTGCCTGACCCTGGCGCGCATGCTGGCGGCGTCCGGCCGGCGGGTCCTGCTTCTGGAATGCGACCTGCGCTGCCCGCGCATCGGGAACGTGCTGGGCGACAACGCCCCGGGCGACCTGAGCGACCTGATCGTCGGCAAGGCGGAATGGCAGGACGTGGTCCAGGTGGACGGCCGCAGCGGGCTGCACTACGTCGTCGGCCGCCCGCATTGCGACCACCCGCAGGAGCTTCTGGGCTCGGAGAAGCTGGCGAGCATCATCAAGTTCGCCTCGCTCGAATACGACTGCGTCATCCTCGACACCCCGCCGATGGCGGTCGTGGCGGACGCGGGCGTGCTGACCCGGACGGCGACGGAATGCCTGTTCGTGGTGCGCTGGGAGCAGACGCCACGCGCCGTCGTCCAGCGGGCCATCGACCGGCTGACCGAGCTGGGCCGCGACGTGACCAGCGTCGTGCTGAGCCGGGTGGACCTGAAGAAGCTGGCCCGCACCGACGCGTCGGAAGAGGCCTACGGCATGAACGAGGCGCGTCGCTACTACACGCGCTGA
- a CDS encoding GNAT family N-acetyltransferase: MSTSSSTVGQSITDRLKKTVFRFDASDKGELRGFQRKMFGERVWQVDDAYNRWLFDEVPDRDADGPQVWVCKRQGQIVGQQCGIPFRLKARNREIPASWANSLMVLPEWRMRGAFTPLAEAQLDSRPLAMAIHISDSAYKAYSKAGWIDIGALPAYVFPLDTRRCLEASSLQGRMRTIGAIAGPALHGARIGGHLLSRATGARFEEIGRFDGRADAIWQRASPHYPLIALRDLTHLRWRYDAIPCASDYRRFILSRGDEPLGYVVLRRETWRKEPCLAVVDYLCEPKWLWVLLSHTLRIAATERATALICRTLNTRAERTFLAMGMMKVPDRVGFPVRVMAHAGPDAGVDREEFADRGNWLLTMGDGDASFLMHNTLPEPAGLQPEGVAVQG, from the coding sequence GTGAGCACCAGCAGCAGCACCGTCGGTCAGTCGATCACCGACCGGCTGAAGAAAACCGTTTTCCGTTTCGACGCTTCCGACAAGGGGGAGTTGCGCGGCTTCCAGCGCAAGATGTTCGGGGAACGGGTCTGGCAGGTGGACGACGCCTACAACCGCTGGCTCTTCGACGAGGTGCCCGACCGGGACGCGGACGGGCCGCAAGTCTGGGTGTGCAAGCGGCAGGGACAGATCGTCGGCCAGCAATGCGGCATTCCCTTCCGCCTGAAGGCGCGGAACCGGGAAATCCCGGCCTCCTGGGCCAACAGCCTGATGGTCCTGCCGGAATGGCGGATGCGCGGCGCCTTCACGCCCCTGGCGGAAGCGCAGCTCGACAGCCGTCCTCTGGCGATGGCCATCCACATTTCCGATTCCGCCTACAAGGCCTACAGCAAGGCCGGCTGGATCGACATCGGCGCCCTGCCCGCCTACGTCTTCCCGCTGGACACGCGGCGCTGCCTGGAGGCGTCCTCGCTTCAGGGCCGCATGCGGACCATCGGGGCGATCGCCGGCCCGGCCCTGCACGGCGCACGGATCGGCGGTCATCTGCTGAGCCGGGCGACCGGCGCGCGGTTCGAGGAGATCGGGCGGTTCGACGGGCGGGCCGACGCCATCTGGCAGCGCGCCTCCCCGCATTACCCGCTGATCGCGTTGCGCGACCTGACGCATCTGCGCTGGCGCTACGACGCGATTCCCTGCGCCTCGGACTACCGTCGCTTCATCCTGTCGCGTGGGGACGAGCCGCTGGGCTATGTGGTCCTGCGCCGTGAGACCTGGCGCAAGGAGCCCTGCCTCGCCGTCGTGGATTACCTGTGCGAGCCGAAGTGGCTGTGGGTCCTGCTGAGCCACACGCTGCGCATCGCCGCGACGGAGCGCGCGACCGCGCTGATCTGCCGGACGCTGAACACGCGGGCGGAGCGGACCTTCCTCGCCATGGGCATGATGAAGGTGCCGGACCGCGTCGGCTTCCCGGTGCGGGTGATGGCGCATGCCGGGCCGGACGCCGGGGTCGATCGGGAGGAGTTCGCCGACCGCGGCAACTGGCTGCTGACCATGGGCGACGGCGACGCCAGCTTCCTGATGCACAACACGCTGCCCGAGCCCGCCGGGCTGCAACCGGAGGGAGTCGCCGTCCAGGGATGA
- a CDS encoding glycosyltransferase yields the protein MATYAGEKADNLQAALESVYTQTLLPRECVLVVDGRIGEEQEKVIARYQASNACRLVVVRRRNQGGLARALNDGLQYCTGYLVARMDSDDICLPHRFETQARAFAEQGSLDASFSWHAEFEQDPGAITCVKRSPETHEEISQGMKWHCVLSHPTMMVRRRALTAIGGYRSCFGNLEDYDLYVRLLQAGARMETVQEALLLFRTSMAQRVRRGGLRYAVNEWAFRVWCWRSGFLTNSEFLATASLQIGFRLTPPGLKRMLYRLVRTPTEAQAMARIHTAMMQPKRLAPDGADAL from the coding sequence ATGGCCACCTACGCCGGCGAGAAGGCGGACAACCTTCAGGCCGCGCTGGAGAGCGTCTATACCCAGACGCTTCTCCCGCGCGAATGCGTGCTGGTGGTCGATGGACGGATCGGGGAGGAGCAGGAAAAGGTCATCGCCCGCTATCAGGCGTCCAACGCCTGCCGGCTTGTGGTGGTGCGGCGGCGCAACCAGGGGGGCTTGGCCCGCGCGCTGAACGACGGCCTGCAATATTGCACGGGCTATCTGGTGGCCCGCATGGACAGCGACGACATCTGCCTGCCCCACCGCTTCGAGACGCAGGCGCGCGCCTTCGCCGAGCAGGGGTCGCTAGACGCGTCCTTCTCCTGGCACGCGGAGTTCGAACAGGACCCCGGTGCCATCACCTGCGTGAAGCGCAGCCCGGAGACCCATGAGGAAATCAGCCAGGGCATGAAGTGGCACTGCGTCCTGTCGCACCCCACCATGATGGTGCGGCGACGGGCGCTGACCGCCATCGGCGGCTACCGCTCCTGCTTCGGCAATCTGGAGGACTACGACCTGTATGTCCGCCTGCTTCAGGCCGGGGCGCGCATGGAGACGGTGCAGGAGGCGCTGCTCCTCTTCCGCACCAGCATGGCCCAGCGCGTCCGGCGCGGCGGGTTGCGCTACGCCGTCAACGAATGGGCCTTCCGGGTGTGGTGCTGGCGGTCGGGCTTCCTGACCAATTCGGAATTCCTGGCGACGGCCTCGCTTCAGATCGGCTTCCGGCTGACCCCGCCGGGCCTGAAAAGGATGCTGTACCGCTTGGTCCGCACGCCGACCGAGGCGCAGGCCATGGCACGGATCCACACCGCCATGATGCAGCCCAAGCGCCTCGCTCCCGATGGCGCGGACGCTCTCTGA
- a CDS encoding right-handed parallel beta-helix repeat-containing protein — MDSLPPPPPAIERPAQPSLLVSARRNAAQNAEDAPVFYVDATDGDDRRSGRGPKEAWKSLEKVNATAFPPGSRVLFERGENWRGSLLASSSGTTDRPITYGAYGKGDAPVIDARGSSVAVSLNGRTNVAFDGLTITGAADTGLLLGPRARNVSVTNVTVAGNGGSGIVVQGTSDKLRIDGSAITGNGAYGIVHYAADNTDQVITRNTIADNGWRKDGGVYSGWNGRILTGEIAHNRVFNNGVNGGEGRSHGLYHDQGQAGSRLKIHDNLIHDNPRGAGILAKSSTEIYRNVIFRNADAGLSLGQNRGIDVTYRVYENEFYDNNGGVLQHQKGNGSITLELRDNLFHRNGKRAAIIIADSIDKAVTGNRVSNDARTEAKTETRTGTTANQPLANQPSANQPSGGPVQEASGMRPESVR; from the coding sequence ATGGATTCCCTCCCCCCGCCTCCCCCCGCCATCGAGCGTCCCGCCCAGCCGTCGCTGCTCGTCAGCGCGCGCCGGAACGCCGCCCAGAACGCTGAGGATGCGCCGGTCTTCTACGTCGATGCCACGGACGGCGACGACCGCCGGTCGGGCCGCGGCCCGAAGGAGGCGTGGAAGTCGCTGGAGAAGGTGAACGCCACCGCCTTCCCGCCGGGAAGCCGCGTGCTGTTCGAGCGCGGGGAGAACTGGCGCGGCAGCCTCCTGGCCTCCTCCTCCGGCACGACCGACCGGCCGATCACCTACGGCGCCTATGGCAAGGGCGACGCCCCGGTGATCGACGCGCGGGGTTCCTCGGTCGCGGTCAGCCTGAACGGACGGACGAACGTCGCCTTCGACGGGCTGACGATCACCGGCGCGGCCGACACCGGCCTGCTGCTCGGCCCGCGGGCGCGCAACGTGTCGGTGACGAACGTGACGGTCGCGGGCAACGGCGGCTCCGGAATCGTCGTACAGGGCACGTCGGATAAGCTGCGGATCGACGGGTCGGCCATCACCGGCAACGGCGCCTATGGGATCGTGCATTACGCGGCGGACAACACCGACCAGGTCATTACGCGCAACACCATCGCCGACAACGGCTGGCGCAAGGACGGCGGCGTCTATTCCGGCTGGAACGGGCGCATCCTGACCGGCGAGATCGCCCACAACCGGGTCTTCAACAACGGCGTCAACGGCGGCGAAGGCCGCTCCCACGGCCTCTACCACGACCAGGGGCAGGCCGGCAGCAGGCTGAAGATCCACGACAACCTGATCCACGACAACCCGCGTGGCGCCGGCATCCTGGCGAAGTCCAGCACCGAGATTTACCGCAACGTCATCTTCCGCAACGCCGACGCGGGTCTCTCGCTCGGCCAGAACCGCGGGATCGACGTGACCTACCGGGTCTACGAGAACGAGTTCTACGACAACAACGGCGGCGTCCTGCAGCACCAGAAGGGCAACGGCTCGATCACGCTGGAACTGCGCGACAACCTCTTCCACCGCAACGGCAAGCGGGCCGCCATCATCATCGCCGACAGCATCGACAAGGCCGTCACCGGCAACCGGGTCAGCAACGACGCCAGAACAGAGGCCAAAACCGAAACCCGGACCGGGACCACCGCTAACCAACCATTGGCCAACCAACCATCGGCCAACCAACCATCGGGAGGACCTGTGCAGGAAGCATCCGGAATGCGGCCGGAATCCGTGCGCTGA
- a CDS encoding nucleotide sugar dehydrogenase, which translates to MSSNEFADLLVSGGSVGTSGIPEALATLESKIAAGTASVGVIGLGYVGLPLARLFARAGFSVTGFDIDPEKVASLNGGTSYIGTVSTDEVRGMLEEGRFTATANFQSLADMDAIVICVPTPLTRNREPDMSCIEVTTRQIAQVLRPGQLIVLESTTYPGTTREVVRPILEKTGLNSGTDFLLAFSPEREDPGNETFTTARIPKIVGGEDPNALRIACSMYGRALERVIPVSSLEAAEAVKLTENIFRCVNIALVNELKVVYDAMGIDVWEVIEGAKTKPFGYMPFYPGPGLGGHCIPIDPFYLTWKAREFDVATRFIELAGEINTRMPHYVVERLSQAMDSKLGRALRGSRILVLGVAYKKNIEDMRESPALKIIDLLQDRGCEVFYYDPHVPELPETRRLARMAGTPSVALEEIQDGAFDAAILCTDHDSFDLKAFLEGLPLIVDTRNAFGKAGIVDEKIVKG; encoded by the coding sequence ATGTCGAGCAATGAGTTTGCCGACCTGTTGGTGAGCGGGGGTTCGGTCGGCACGTCCGGCATTCCGGAAGCTCTGGCGACGCTGGAGTCGAAGATCGCGGCGGGGACCGCCAGCGTCGGCGTCATCGGCCTGGGTTACGTCGGCCTGCCTCTGGCGCGGCTGTTCGCGCGGGCCGGCTTCTCGGTGACGGGCTTCGACATCGATCCGGAAAAGGTCGCCAGCCTCAACGGCGGCACCTCCTACATCGGCACCGTGTCGACCGACGAGGTCCGCGGAATGCTGGAGGAGGGCCGCTTCACGGCCACGGCGAACTTCCAGTCGCTGGCCGACATGGACGCCATCGTCATCTGCGTGCCGACGCCGCTGACCCGCAACCGCGAACCGGACATGAGCTGCATTGAGGTCACCACCCGGCAGATCGCCCAGGTGCTGCGCCCCGGCCAGTTGATCGTCCTCGAGTCGACCACCTACCCCGGCACGACGCGCGAGGTGGTGCGCCCGATCCTGGAGAAGACCGGCCTCAACAGCGGCACGGACTTCCTGCTGGCCTTCTCGCCGGAGCGCGAGGATCCCGGCAACGAGACCTTCACCACCGCCCGCATCCCGAAGATCGTCGGCGGCGAGGACCCCAACGCCCTGCGCATCGCCTGCTCGATGTACGGCCGCGCGCTGGAGCGCGTGATCCCGGTCTCGTCGCTGGAAGCCGCCGAGGCGGTGAAGCTGACCGAGAACATCTTCCGCTGCGTCAACATCGCGCTCGTCAACGAGCTGAAGGTCGTCTACGACGCGATGGGCATCGACGTCTGGGAAGTGATCGAGGGCGCCAAGACCAAGCCCTTCGGCTACATGCCCTTCTATCCCGGCCCCGGCCTGGGCGGCCACTGCATCCCGATCGACCCCTTCTACCTGACCTGGAAGGCCCGCGAGTTCGACGTCGCCACGCGCTTCATCGAGCTGGCCGGCGAGATCAACACCCGCATGCCGCATTACGTGGTGGAGCGGTTGTCCCAGGCCATGGACTCCAAGCTCGGCCGCGCGCTGCGCGGGTCGCGCATCCTCGTTCTGGGCGTCGCCTACAAGAAGAACATCGAGGACATGCGTGAAAGCCCGGCGCTGAAGATCATCGATCTTCTCCAGGACCGCGGCTGCGAGGTCTTCTACTACGACCCGCATGTGCCGGAGCTTCCGGAGACGCGCCGTCTCGCCCGTATGGCCGGCACGCCGTCGGTCGCGCTGGAGGAAATCCAGGACGGCGCCTTCGACGCCGCGATCTTGTGCACCGACCACGACTCCTTCGATCTGAAGGCCTTCCTGGAGGGGCTGCCGCTGATCGTCGACACCCGCAACGCCTTCGGCAAGGCGGGCATCGTCGACGAGAAGATCGTGAAGGGCTGA